The genomic stretch GCCTCACTGACGGAGCGCTTCCAGAAGCTGGGCATGCTGGAGTGGGCGGCGAAGGCCGGCCTGGTCCTCAAGCGCAACAGCGGCGACGGCTACTACGACTTCTTCCGCAGCCGAGTCATGGTGCCCATCCGCGCGCCGGAGGGCCGCCCCATCGCCTTCGGTGGCCGTCTGGTTGGCGCGGATGAAGGGCCCAAGTACCTCAACTCGCGCGAGTCCCGGCTCTACAACAAGAGCGAGACGCTCTTCGGCATGGACCAGTCCCGCGACGAGATTCGCAAGCGCAAGGCCGCCGTGCTGGTAGAGGGCTACTTCGACGCCATTGGCCTGCACCAGGTGGGCGTGCGGCACGCGGTGGCGCTGTGCTCCACCAACCTCACCGCCGGACACATGCAGGTGCTGAAGCGCGCCGAGGCCCGCGAGCTGATTCTGCTGTTGGACGGCGACTCGGCCGGCCTTGCCGCTGTCGAACGGCTTTCCGGTCCCCTGCTCGCCGCAGGGGCGACCGCGCGAGTTGCCCTGCTGCCGCAAGGGGATGATCCAGACACCTTCGCGCGTCGAGAGGGCCAGGAGGGCGTGGAACGGCTGCTGGAAGGCGCCCACCCGCTCACCGGCCACCTGTTCGCCTCGCTCCTCCCGGAGGGCAAGGCCGCGAGCTTCGAGGAGAAGATGGCAGCGCTCGATCGGCTCAAGCCGGTGGTGGGACAGGTCCCCGTCGGCCTGGTGCGCGCCACCCTCTTCAGCGCGGTGGCCGAGCACTTCGGCTGGCGGCCTGCGGACGTGGAGGCGGCCCTGCGCAGCAAGGTGCCCCTGCCCAAGCCCGCCGGCGGGGACGCACCTCCTTCGAGCCCCAACCGCCCCGCCCCGCCCCTGGAGAAGCCTCCCCCCGCGCTGGAGTGCTTCTACGTGGGCGCGGTGTTGAAAGAGCCACGGTTGATGGCGCGGGACACCTTCCGCGTGTGTGACGAGCTGTCCCACATGGGCCTGCGCATGGCGCTGGCGCATGCGACGTCGGGGCACGGCGCAAACGATGCGCTCTTTGAATCCTCGGAAGCCGTGAAGCGCGGCATTGAAAGCGCGCTGCGGCAGCTCCCCTCGGAGCCTGTTCCCCTGGAGGCGGCGTTCCTCTCCATCTGCAGGGAAATCATGGTGCGGCGCATCGACGAGCGGCTCGTTTATATAAAGCGGGCGACAGAGCAGACCCCGGGGGCGTTCGACCTGACAGAGGAGACGCGCCAGCTCCTGGCGGAGCGCGTGGAACTGTTGGCGCTCAAGAAGCGTGTCCTGGAGGAGCTCAAGCCTGCCTCCTCGGGAACAAAGGCGCCCATGCAACCGGTTTGAGTTCGCGTTTGTAAGAAACCCTGACTTTGCGGTAGATCGGCCGGCTCGCCCAGGCCTCAAGCCCCTGAATTTGCTCAAGGAGAAGTACCCGAATGCCGACGCAGAAGCCCTCGAAGGCGTCCGTGAAGCCGACCAAGAAGAAGGTGGATCCGGTGATCCGCAAGAAGAAGGCTCCGGACGGTGCCGCGGCGA from Myxococcus xanthus encodes the following:
- the dnaG gene encoding DNA primase, whose translation is MGVVIPEHKIQEVLERVDLVGLISRHVDLKKAGREWKACCPFHQEKTPSFYVVPEKRFYFCHGCRASGDAVSFVQRYLGKTFLDAVRDLARDLGVDLEAEQDPSMRERQQIKEATDQAAEHFRAMLWQQDEGRSARAYIASRGVSEETAIAFGLGWAPLEWASLTERFQKLGMLEWAAKAGLVLKRNSGDGYYDFFRSRVMVPIRAPEGRPIAFGGRLVGADEGPKYLNSRESRLYNKSETLFGMDQSRDEIRKRKAAVLVEGYFDAIGLHQVGVRHAVALCSTNLTAGHMQVLKRAEARELILLLDGDSAGLAAVERLSGPLLAAGATARVALLPQGDDPDTFARREGQEGVERLLEGAHPLTGHLFASLLPEGKAASFEEKMAALDRLKPVVGQVPVGLVRATLFSAVAEHFGWRPADVEAALRSKVPLPKPAGGDAPPSSPNRPAPPLEKPPPALECFYVGAVLKEPRLMARDTFRVCDELSHMGLRMALAHATSGHGANDALFESSEAVKRGIESALRQLPSEPVPLEAAFLSICREIMVRRIDERLVYIKRATEQTPGAFDLTEETRQLLAERVELLALKKRVLEELKPASSGTKAPMQPV